One genomic window of Magnolia sinica isolate HGM2019 chromosome 3, MsV1, whole genome shotgun sequence includes the following:
- the LOC131240171 gene encoding flowering time control protein FPA-like isoform X2: MSPKKQNMPAGESKEIEDDGAAGNGPYDNLFVGNISAIATDTDLMEVFAKHGALDAVTTYAARSHAIVFFKNVDDARAAKDALQGVLVCGSPMRIKFARPDKPGRLLWVGAISSSVTKEQLEDEFSKFGKFEEFKFFRDRNSALVDYYNLEDAVAALKNMNGKHLGGEQIRVDFLRSQHSRREKPDSHDPRNGHFNKRKRTGRAERMPPDVTRNFHASSQFGPKRHPMVEGRRGKGQPTKILWIGYPPSVQIDEQMLYNSMILFGEIERIKSFPSRHYSFVEFRSIDEARRAKEGLQGRLFNDPRIKILFSSSELAPSKDNSAFPPGVGEPGPDMFFNEPPYGPWPVELSGPARPMHPSNFHGPTMPNGMPGPNIPRRPFGPQGFDPHLQGPFSDTAHIFHNFPDLNPNIPMAANWRRHSPPPQGMWPPSRLMPGTWDRLETDPSQYGPKRPRMGDPSFIDDTPFHARNMDSEGGGVQFGFRPQLNRDASSILTNGQVEINHCPVGVRGPSVDHPSHAVHQGLPNNDNCWHGIIAKGGTPVCHARCVPIGKGIDSQLPEVVNCSARTGLDMLTKHYAEASGFDIVYFLPDSEEDFASYTEFLHYLGTKNRAGVVKLDDGTTLFLVPPSDFLTQVLNTSCSERLYGLVLKLPHKSTSITIQQPQQPHALPSQYVDGQQLPPPQTNYILPPQKDDQVLQVDYRRIVHEDSMPKAGGPKPLLAHPEESHSIQPGSLDHVGNPAAPPQAAVSLTPELIATLAALIPARTQSAALASSQLPVSSSTRPSLFPSSVTTYEEMSSQGWKQEHQAIASGSLYNLGQEKTSHVQNQLNSQDLALSQYSTFVNVANGPEHSTQIIPGGTQAQETAALDSQQIVIPTRPMNNFVIPSQAGPHSVSHANQQHQFDASQNSQNYGMVHTAVAAGIFHPPVLQQPKTTVSTQVESISQPQTSMTLVAEKVNPEFPNQVPQLPTIAAPIQGSSEADTDKSQRYQSTLQFAANLLLQLQQQQQQGNAQALQGSGSHP, encoded by the exons ATGTCTCCAAAGAAGCAGAACATGCCCGCCGGAGAATCAAAGGAAATCGAAGACGACGGTGCTGCTGGCAACGGCCCCTACGACAATCTCTTTGTCGGAAACATTTCAGCCATCGCCACCGACACTGATCTCATGGAGGTCTTTGCTAAGCACGGTGCTCTTGATGCTGTCACCACCTACGCCGCAAGGAGCCATGCAATCGTCTTCTTCAAGAACGTCGATGACGCCCGCGCTGCCAAGGATGCTCTCCAGGGTGTCTTGGTATGCGGCAGCCCAATGAGGATCAAGTTCGCTCGGCCG GACAAACCTGGCAGACTTCTTTGGGTAGGAGCAATTAGTTCCTCTGTTACAAAGGAACAGCTAGAAGATGAGTTTTCGAAGTTTGGAAAATTTGAGGAATTCAAATTCTTCAGGGATCGAAACTCTGCGCTTGTTGATTATTATAATTTGGAAGATGCTGTTGCAGCCTTGAAAAATATGAATGGAAAGCATTTAGGTGGGGAGCAAATACGAGTTGATTTTCTGAGGTCGCAACATTCAAGAAGA GAAAAGCCTGATTCTCACGATCCGAGGAATGGACACttcaacaaaagaaaaaggacAGGACGTGCTGAGCGGATGCCGCCAGATGTGACAAGAAATTTTCACGCATCTTCCCAGTTTGGACCAAAAAGGCATCCG ATGGTGGAAGGGCGAAGAGGAAAAGGCCAACCAACCAAAATCTTGTGGATAGGATATCCTCCATCGGTTCAAATCGATGAACAGATGCTTTATAATTCTATGATTCTATTTGGTGAAATTGAAAGGATCAAAAGTTTTCCGTCGAGGCATTATTCATTTGTAGAATtcagaagcattgatgaagctcGGCGTGCTAAAGAAGGTCTGCAAGGTCGTCTTTTTAATGATCCCAGGATAAAGATATTGTTTTCGAGCAGTGAACTTGCACCTAGCAAGGATAATTCAGCATTTCCCCCAGGAGTTGGAGAACCTGGACCAGATATGTTCTTTAATGAACCTCCATACGGACCTTGGCCGGTGGAGTTAAGTGGTCCTGCTCGTCCAATGCATCCAAGCAATTTTCATGGACCTACAATGCCTAATGGTATGCCTGGACCAAATATCCCCAGGAGACCTTTTGGGCCACAAGGTTTTGATCCACACCTACAAGGCCCATTTAGTGATACGGCTCACATATTTCATAATTTTCCAGACTTGAATCCTAATATCCCGATGGCTGCAAATTGGAGAAGGCATTCTCCCCCTCCACAAGGCATGTGGCCTCCCTCCAGGCTCATGCCTGGTACGTGGGATAGATTGGAAACAGATCCTTCACAATACGGGCCAAAGAGGCCAAGGATGGGTGACCCGTCATTCATTGATGATACTCCATTTCATGCAAGAAATATGGATAGTGAGGGAGGTGGAGTCCAATTTGGGTTCAGACCACAACTCAATAGAGATGCTTCAAGCATTCTCACAAACGGGCAAGTTGAAATTAATCACTGCCCTGTAGGTGTAAGGGGTCCGAGTGTAGACCATCCCAGCCATGCTGTGCATCAGGGCCTTCCCAATAATGATAACTGTTGGCATGGTATTATTGCTAAAGGTGGAACTCCTGTTTGTCATGCACGATGTGTACCCATTGGAAAGGGGATAGACTCTCAACT CCCTGAAGTTGTGAACTGCTCAGCAAGAACAGGATTGGATATGCTCACAAAACACTATGCAGAGGCCAGTGGTTTTGACATTGTTTACTTCTTACCAGACAGTGAAGAGGATTTTGCTTCCTACACAGAATTTCTGCATTACCTGGGGACTAAGAATCGTGCTGGTGTTGTGAAATTGGATGATGGGACTACATTATTTTTGGTGCCACCATCAGATTTTCTAACCCAGGTTTTGAATACATCTTGTTCTGAACGTCTTTATGGGCTGGTTCTTAAGTTGCCCCATAAATCAACAAGCATAACCATACAACAACCACAACAGCCTCATGCCCTGCCATCACAATATGTTGATGGACAACAGTTGCCTCCTCCACAAACCAATTATATTTTACCTCCTCAAAAGGACGATCAGGTCTTGCAAGTGGACTATAGGAGGATTGTACATGAGGATTCGATGCCTAAAGCAGGAGGTCCAAAACCACTGCTAGCCCATCCAGAAGAATCACATTCAATACAGCCTGGTTCCTTGGATCACGTTGGTAATCCTGCAGCACCTCCTCAGGCTGCAGTTTCATTGACACCAGAGCTTATTGCTACTTTAGCTGCTCTAATCCCTGCCAGAACGCAATCTGCTGCATTAGCCAGTTCTCAATTACCTGTTAGCTCTTCTACACGCCCGTCTTTGTTTCCATCTTCTGTAACAACATATGAAGAGATGTCATCACAAGGGTGGAAACAAGAACATCAAGCAATAGCATCTGGTAGCCTCTACAATTTAGGACAAGAGAAGACAAGCCATGTACAGAATCAACTTAACAGTCAGGATCTGGCTTTATCTCAATATTCAACATTTGTGAATGTTGCAAATGGGCCAGAGCACTCAACGCAAATAATTCCAGGTGGCACACAAGCTCAGGAAACTGCTGCTCTGGACTCACAACAAATTGTTATTCCTACCAGACCAATGAATAACTTCGTGATCCCATCCCAAGCAGGGCCGCATTCAGTCTCCCATGCTAATCAACAGCATCAGTTTGATGCTTCTCAAAATTCTCAGAACTATGGTATGGTGCATACAGCAGTTGCTGCAGGAATATTTCATCCACCAGTCCTTCAGCAACCCAAAACCACAGTATCTACTCAGGTTGAGAGCATTTCTCAACCACAAACAAGCATGACATTAGTAGCTGAGAAGGTAAATCCCGAGTTCCCAAATCAGGTTCCACAGCTACCTACTATTGCAGCACCTATCCAGGGCTCATCAGAGGCCGATACAGACAAAAGCCAGCGGTACCAATCAACCTTGCAATTTGCTGCCAATCTTCTACTCCAGttacagcagcaacagcagcaaggAAATGCACAAGCTTTGCAAGGCTCTGGCAGTCATCCATGA
- the LOC131240171 gene encoding flowering time control protein FPA-like isoform X1: MSPKKQNMPAGESKEIEDDGAAGNGPYDNLFVGNISAIATDTDLMEVFAKHGALDAVTTYAARSHAIVFFKNVDDARAAKDALQGVLVCGSPMRIKFARPDKPGRLLWVGAISSSVTKEQLEDEFSKFGKFEEFKFFRDRNSALVDYYNLEDAVAALKNMNGKHLGGEQIRVDFLRSQHSRREKPDSHDPRNGHFNKRKRTGRAERMPPDVTRNFHASSQFGPKRHPPSQMVEGRRGKGQPTKILWIGYPPSVQIDEQMLYNSMILFGEIERIKSFPSRHYSFVEFRSIDEARRAKEGLQGRLFNDPRIKILFSSSELAPSKDNSAFPPGVGEPGPDMFFNEPPYGPWPVELSGPARPMHPSNFHGPTMPNGMPGPNIPRRPFGPQGFDPHLQGPFSDTAHIFHNFPDLNPNIPMAANWRRHSPPPQGMWPPSRLMPGTWDRLETDPSQYGPKRPRMGDPSFIDDTPFHARNMDSEGGGVQFGFRPQLNRDASSILTNGQVEINHCPVGVRGPSVDHPSHAVHQGLPNNDNCWHGIIAKGGTPVCHARCVPIGKGIDSQLPEVVNCSARTGLDMLTKHYAEASGFDIVYFLPDSEEDFASYTEFLHYLGTKNRAGVVKLDDGTTLFLVPPSDFLTQVLNTSCSERLYGLVLKLPHKSTSITIQQPQQPHALPSQYVDGQQLPPPQTNYILPPQKDDQVLQVDYRRIVHEDSMPKAGGPKPLLAHPEESHSIQPGSLDHVGNPAAPPQAAVSLTPELIATLAALIPARTQSAALASSQLPVSSSTRPSLFPSSVTTYEEMSSQGWKQEHQAIASGSLYNLGQEKTSHVQNQLNSQDLALSQYSTFVNVANGPEHSTQIIPGGTQAQETAALDSQQIVIPTRPMNNFVIPSQAGPHSVSHANQQHQFDASQNSQNYGMVHTAVAAGIFHPPVLQQPKTTVSTQVESISQPQTSMTLVAEKVNPEFPNQVPQLPTIAAPIQGSSEADTDKSQRYQSTLQFAANLLLQLQQQQQQGNAQALQGSGSHP; encoded by the exons ATGTCTCCAAAGAAGCAGAACATGCCCGCCGGAGAATCAAAGGAAATCGAAGACGACGGTGCTGCTGGCAACGGCCCCTACGACAATCTCTTTGTCGGAAACATTTCAGCCATCGCCACCGACACTGATCTCATGGAGGTCTTTGCTAAGCACGGTGCTCTTGATGCTGTCACCACCTACGCCGCAAGGAGCCATGCAATCGTCTTCTTCAAGAACGTCGATGACGCCCGCGCTGCCAAGGATGCTCTCCAGGGTGTCTTGGTATGCGGCAGCCCAATGAGGATCAAGTTCGCTCGGCCG GACAAACCTGGCAGACTTCTTTGGGTAGGAGCAATTAGTTCCTCTGTTACAAAGGAACAGCTAGAAGATGAGTTTTCGAAGTTTGGAAAATTTGAGGAATTCAAATTCTTCAGGGATCGAAACTCTGCGCTTGTTGATTATTATAATTTGGAAGATGCTGTTGCAGCCTTGAAAAATATGAATGGAAAGCATTTAGGTGGGGAGCAAATACGAGTTGATTTTCTGAGGTCGCAACATTCAAGAAGA GAAAAGCCTGATTCTCACGATCCGAGGAATGGACACttcaacaaaagaaaaaggacAGGACGTGCTGAGCGGATGCCGCCAGATGTGACAAGAAATTTTCACGCATCTTCCCAGTTTGGACCAAAAAGGCATCCG CCATCTCAGATGGTGGAAGGGCGAAGAGGAAAAGGCCAACCAACCAAAATCTTGTGGATAGGATATCCTCCATCGGTTCAAATCGATGAACAGATGCTTTATAATTCTATGATTCTATTTGGTGAAATTGAAAGGATCAAAAGTTTTCCGTCGAGGCATTATTCATTTGTAGAATtcagaagcattgatgaagctcGGCGTGCTAAAGAAGGTCTGCAAGGTCGTCTTTTTAATGATCCCAGGATAAAGATATTGTTTTCGAGCAGTGAACTTGCACCTAGCAAGGATAATTCAGCATTTCCCCCAGGAGTTGGAGAACCTGGACCAGATATGTTCTTTAATGAACCTCCATACGGACCTTGGCCGGTGGAGTTAAGTGGTCCTGCTCGTCCAATGCATCCAAGCAATTTTCATGGACCTACAATGCCTAATGGTATGCCTGGACCAAATATCCCCAGGAGACCTTTTGGGCCACAAGGTTTTGATCCACACCTACAAGGCCCATTTAGTGATACGGCTCACATATTTCATAATTTTCCAGACTTGAATCCTAATATCCCGATGGCTGCAAATTGGAGAAGGCATTCTCCCCCTCCACAAGGCATGTGGCCTCCCTCCAGGCTCATGCCTGGTACGTGGGATAGATTGGAAACAGATCCTTCACAATACGGGCCAAAGAGGCCAAGGATGGGTGACCCGTCATTCATTGATGATACTCCATTTCATGCAAGAAATATGGATAGTGAGGGAGGTGGAGTCCAATTTGGGTTCAGACCACAACTCAATAGAGATGCTTCAAGCATTCTCACAAACGGGCAAGTTGAAATTAATCACTGCCCTGTAGGTGTAAGGGGTCCGAGTGTAGACCATCCCAGCCATGCTGTGCATCAGGGCCTTCCCAATAATGATAACTGTTGGCATGGTATTATTGCTAAAGGTGGAACTCCTGTTTGTCATGCACGATGTGTACCCATTGGAAAGGGGATAGACTCTCAACT CCCTGAAGTTGTGAACTGCTCAGCAAGAACAGGATTGGATATGCTCACAAAACACTATGCAGAGGCCAGTGGTTTTGACATTGTTTACTTCTTACCAGACAGTGAAGAGGATTTTGCTTCCTACACAGAATTTCTGCATTACCTGGGGACTAAGAATCGTGCTGGTGTTGTGAAATTGGATGATGGGACTACATTATTTTTGGTGCCACCATCAGATTTTCTAACCCAGGTTTTGAATACATCTTGTTCTGAACGTCTTTATGGGCTGGTTCTTAAGTTGCCCCATAAATCAACAAGCATAACCATACAACAACCACAACAGCCTCATGCCCTGCCATCACAATATGTTGATGGACAACAGTTGCCTCCTCCACAAACCAATTATATTTTACCTCCTCAAAAGGACGATCAGGTCTTGCAAGTGGACTATAGGAGGATTGTACATGAGGATTCGATGCCTAAAGCAGGAGGTCCAAAACCACTGCTAGCCCATCCAGAAGAATCACATTCAATACAGCCTGGTTCCTTGGATCACGTTGGTAATCCTGCAGCACCTCCTCAGGCTGCAGTTTCATTGACACCAGAGCTTATTGCTACTTTAGCTGCTCTAATCCCTGCCAGAACGCAATCTGCTGCATTAGCCAGTTCTCAATTACCTGTTAGCTCTTCTACACGCCCGTCTTTGTTTCCATCTTCTGTAACAACATATGAAGAGATGTCATCACAAGGGTGGAAACAAGAACATCAAGCAATAGCATCTGGTAGCCTCTACAATTTAGGACAAGAGAAGACAAGCCATGTACAGAATCAACTTAACAGTCAGGATCTGGCTTTATCTCAATATTCAACATTTGTGAATGTTGCAAATGGGCCAGAGCACTCAACGCAAATAATTCCAGGTGGCACACAAGCTCAGGAAACTGCTGCTCTGGACTCACAACAAATTGTTATTCCTACCAGACCAATGAATAACTTCGTGATCCCATCCCAAGCAGGGCCGCATTCAGTCTCCCATGCTAATCAACAGCATCAGTTTGATGCTTCTCAAAATTCTCAGAACTATGGTATGGTGCATACAGCAGTTGCTGCAGGAATATTTCATCCACCAGTCCTTCAGCAACCCAAAACCACAGTATCTACTCAGGTTGAGAGCATTTCTCAACCACAAACAAGCATGACATTAGTAGCTGAGAAGGTAAATCCCGAGTTCCCAAATCAGGTTCCACAGCTACCTACTATTGCAGCACCTATCCAGGGCTCATCAGAGGCCGATACAGACAAAAGCCAGCGGTACCAATCAACCTTGCAATTTGCTGCCAATCTTCTACTCCAGttacagcagcaacagcagcaaggAAATGCACAAGCTTTGCAAGGCTCTGGCAGTCATCCATGA